From Lepus europaeus isolate LE1 chromosome 3, mLepTim1.pri, whole genome shotgun sequence, a single genomic window includes:
- the LOC133757080 gene encoding adenosylhomocysteinase-like, producing MSDKLPYKVADIGLAAWGRKALDIAENEMPGLMRMWEMYSDSKPLKGARIAGCLHMTVETAILIENLVALGAEVQWSSCNIFSTQDHAAAAIAKAGIPVYAWKGETDEEYLWCIEQTLYLKDGPLNMILDNGGDLTSLIHTKYPQLLSGIRGISEETTTGVQNLYKMMANGVLKVPAINVNDSVTKSKFDNLYGCRESLIDGIKRATDVMITGKVAVVAGYGNVGKGCAQALRGFGASVIITEIDPINALQAAMEGFEVTTMDEACKEGNIFVTTTGCVDIILGRHFEQMKDDGIVCNIGHFDVEIDVKWLNENAVEKVNIKPQVDRYWLKNGRRIILLAEVRLVNLGCAMGHPSFVMSNSFTNQVLAQIELWTHPDKYAVGVHFLPKKLDEAVAEAHLSKLNVKLTKLTEKQAQYLGMSCDGPFKPDHYRY from the coding sequence ATGTCTGACAAACTGCCCTACAAAGTCGCGGACATTGGCCTGGCTGCATGGGGACGCAAGGCCCTTGACATCGCCGAGAACGAGATGCCGGGCCTGATGCGCATGTGGGAGATGTACTCGGACTCCAAGCCACTGAAGGGCGCCCGCATCGCCGGCTGCCTGCACATGACCGTGGAGACTGCCATCCTCATTGAGAACCTTGTTGCCCTGGGCGCCGAGGTGCAGTGGTCCAGCTGCAATATCTTTTCCACCCAGGACCACGCAGCGGCTGCCATTGCCAAGGCCGGCATTCCAGTGTATGCCTGGAAGGGCGAAACAGACGAGGAGTACCTGTGGTGCATCGAGCAGACGCTCTACTTAAAGGACGGGCCCCTCAACATGATCCTGGACAATGGCGGTGACCTCACCAGCCTCATCCACACCAAGTATCCACAGCTCCTGTCAGGCATCAGGGGCATCTCTGAGGAGACCACGACCGGGGTCCAAAACCTCTACAAGATGATGGCCAATGGGGTCCTGAAGGTGCCTGCAATCAATGTCAATGACTCTGTCACCAAGAGCAAATTTGACAACCTCTATGGCTGCCGGGAGTCCCTCATCGACGGCATCAAGCGGGCTACGGATGTGATGATCACAGGCAAGGTGGCGGTGGTCGCAGGCTATGGCAACGTGGGCAAGGGCTGTGCCCAGGCCCTCAGGGGCTTTGGGGCCAGTGTCATCATCACTGAGATAGACCCCATCAACGCACTGCAGGCTGCCATGGAGGGCTTCGAGGTGACCACCATGGATGAAGCCTGCAAGGAGGGCAACATCTTTGTCACTACCACAGGCTGTGTGGACATCATCCTTGGGCGGCACTTTGAGCAGATGAAGGATGATGGCATTGTGTGTAACATAGGACACTTCGACGTGGAGATTGACGTCAAGTGGCTCAATGAGAATGCAGTGGAGAAGGTGAACATCAAGCCCCAGGTGGACCGCTATTGGCTGAAGAATGGGCGCCGCATCATCCTGCTTGCCGAAGTCCGGCTGGTCAATCTGGGTTGTGCCATGGGCCACCCCAGCTTCGTGATGAGCAACTCCTTCACAAACCAGGTGCTGGCACAGATTGAGCTGTGGACCCACCCTGACAAGTATGCTGTTGGTGTTCACTTCCTGCCCAAGAAGCTGGACGAGGCAGTGGCTGAAGCCCACCTGAGCAAGCTGAATGTGAAGCTGACCAAGCTGACTGAGAAGCAGGCGCAGTACCTGGGCATGTCCTGTGATGGCCCTTTCAAGCCTGATCACTACCGCTACTGA